One segment of Anastrepha obliqua isolate idAnaObli1 chromosome 3, idAnaObli1_1.0, whole genome shotgun sequence DNA contains the following:
- the LOC129242587 gene encoding trypsin beta-like: protein MRSRNRFDKKIILLFLQIFSNGVAQKFSTLLDGRIVGGQLTTIDQVPYLLNLRRNGEFICGGSLITKRCVLTAAHCVKGVPSSSLTVHAGASRLSEPGVARQVEQHFVSSFYSTATLDMDVAILKLTDTLSGPSIATIGLCSTTPGNNEFVKISGWGITDEYNNEPSDQVRTTLVSVVAKSDCMQAYLGKALLTSTMFCATIPGERDSCSGDSGGPVVYDGRVCGIVSWGFGCARKEYPGVYTNVASRRVNAFVKQTLMQNCH, encoded by the coding sequence ATGCGTAGTCGCAAtagatttgataaaaaaattattttgctatttttacaaattttctccAATGGTGTTGCGCAGAAATTCTCTACTCTGCTGGATGGAAGAATAGTCGGTGGCCAGCTGACAACCATAGATCAAGTACCGTATTTGTTGAATTTGCGTCGTAATGGTGAATTCATCTGTGGTGGCTCGTTAATAACCAAACGTTGTGTACTCACAGCGGCCCATTGTGTCAAAGGTGTGCCATCTTCGAGCTTGACAGTGCATGCTGGCGCTAGTCGACTTTCTGAGCCGGGCGTGGCACGCCAAGTCGAACAGCATTTCGTGTCGTCATTCTACTCCACAGCGACATTAGATATGGATGTGGCAATCTTAAAATTAACCGATACGTTAAGTGGACCAAGTATTGCTACAATTGGACTATGCAGTACAACTCCTGGAAATAATGAGTTTGTAAAAATTTCTGGTTGGGGTATAACAGACGAATATAACAATGAACCATCCGATCAGGTGCGCACGACGCTTGTGAGCGTCGTGGCTAAAAGTGATTGCATGCAGGCTTATTTGGGTAAAGCATTGTTAACGAGCACAATGTTTTGTGCGACTATACCAGGTGAAAGAGATTCTTGCTCTGGCGATTCTGGTGGACCGGTGGTATACGACGGACGCGTTTGCGGTATAGTTTCGTGGGGCTTCGGATGTGCACGCAAGGAGTATCCAGGAGTCTATACCAATGTGGCTAGTCGACGGGTAAACGCTTTCGTAAAACAAACCCTAATGCAAAACTGccactaa